The Rhinolophus sinicus isolate RSC01 linkage group LG13, ASM3656204v1, whole genome shotgun sequence sequence CAGTTGAAAACTTCTCAATGGATTCCATCACTTCCACCCTCTCATATGCCAAAGTCCTGGGAGGGTTTCTCTCTTGCAGGCTGCCATTCCTAGCCCTCTGCCCCTCAGATCCACCCTGACTGGTCCCAGGCCTTTCGAGTGGGGGTGCATACGGTCCGTCTGAACCAGGTGTGACCACGACACAGGGCCTCCTGGGCCCTTCATCCTCCTTCTGGCCATTATGCTTCTCCCCGGGACCTGTCAGTTCTGTGGTGTTTATCTCATTCTCCTTGTTTGCAGTATGCTGATTGGGTGGgtgcccctctcctctcccctgtaGACCCCCCTGGCCATTCTCCAGAGGGGGTTGGGGCTGCTCAGGagagggctccacagggctgtcACGATGCAGAGAGTCATCCTCAATGGAAACAACCACTCTTCTCCTGGCCGGGATGGACAAGGAACAAAACCCAGGATCCACATAACTGGCATCCCCCAAGACACGCACATACCGCCCTTTGGTGTAGAGGTCAGCTGGCGGCTCAGGCTCCTTGGGGCTTCTCACTCTCTCCTTGACCATCTTGCAGAGTTTCTCAAAGGCTTTGCTTATCTGCCCTCCATCTGGTACATCCTCTGGAGCCACTTCTGGGGTAGGGGGACTTGCTTCTTCATCCCCTGATTCAAATTTCAATTCACCTTCCTCTTTAACTACCACCTGCACTGGCTTTCTGACTCCTAGACCTTTCAGTGGTATGTCTTCCAGATTTTCATCTCCTTTGTCTTTAGCTATAATCTCCTTTTTCCTTGGAACGTTCTTGGGGAGgcctttttgtcttgtttttgctgttgttatatCCTGCACAGCCCTGGAgagatcttaaaaaataaaataaaataaaaaataaatgggcaataaatcaaatataattgTAATGAAAGAGGGGGGAAAATGTATTCATTGAAAACTATGCTATCTGTCTTAGAGACTAATGCCTAGCACTGGGGTGGGTTTGCTATTTATAGGGCAATGCAACAGGGAAAGAGGCTTGACACTGTATACAAGGCCCACGTTgaggtcccagctctgccaccaattGTGCATCTTTGCACAATACAAGTCACTTGACCCCTCTGGGCTTGCAGAGGGGAGGAAAGACACTGCTTATTCTGATACTCACAGTTCCCATCCCCCTGGGTACAACTTACATGATTCTATTGCAATAATACTTGGTGGGAGCAACAGTTCcatcccaccccaaccccctgcTGAGCTCATGGTGGCTACTTGGATCCATAGACTAGATGATGAAACCCATTCCACAAGGTCATTCCCTCCTTGGACTTCCCAAAAGGAGAGATGGCAGAGCTCTGACATGTTCAGAATGGCCTCAGGCATGGGAATCATATCAATCCACAGTTGCTCCCTTGTTCTACATGCATCCCAAGCTAAATAAATATGATCACCCCTGATCAGCATCCGTTTCCTCCTGGGTAAAAAGGGGAAGTGATGCTATTAAATTCAGAACTAACAGAAGCCTCCTGTTCCTAAGGccaaatttatttcttcacactagctaaaaggaaaactaaaaagtttaagaaaacatACAATATGTAACCCTGCATCACCCAGGAGGCTTTTCTGCTTCACTCacgtggtgatttttttttttaaacttttcatccCAAAAGTCTCAATCCCCTCTCTCTATTAACCAAAGGATTAAGACAGACAAGCCccttcattttattccttttttttttcattaaagtttattgggtgacaactttttttttttttttaattaaaattttttccatgtt is a genomic window containing:
- the BFSP1 gene encoding filensin isoform X2, which translates into the protein MLERLNKEADEALLCNLHLQIEAQFLQDDISATKDRYKKNLLEIQTYVSILQHIIQTTPQASAITGGMKEEKLLTEWEAAALQHQLEEGQEVLSVLQAQRAELQAQTATLEQAIKDANECDDDEIQLYNEQIETLRKEIEETERSLEKSSYDCRQLVVAQQILKHELDRYHRIIENEGNRLSSTFIETPVTLFTPCHGASFSPRSSGKDLSRAVQDITTAKTRQKGLPKNVPRKKEIIAKDKGDENLEDIPLKGLGVRKPVQVVVKEEGELKFESGDEEASPPTPEVAPEDVPDGGQISKAFEKLCKMVKERVRSPKEPEPPADLYTKGRYVRVLGDASYVDPGFCSLSIPARRRVVVSIEDDSLHRDSPVEPSPEQPQPPLENGQGGLQGRGEGHPPNQHTANKENEINTTELTGPGEKHNGQKEDEGPRRPCVVVTPGSDGPYAPPLERPGTSQGGSEGQRARNGSLQERNPPRTLAYERVEVMESIEKFSTESIQMYEETAVIVETMIGKTKASKKKQGEKGSQNV